The Podarcis muralis chromosome 16, rPodMur119.hap1.1, whole genome shotgun sequence genomic interval taagacgaacctgaccacaagacgcacctagtttttggaggaggaaaacaagaaaaaaatattctgaatctcagaagccagaacagcaagagggatcactgcgcagtgaaagcagcaatccctcttgctgttctggcttctgggatagctgcgcagcttgcattcgctccataagacgcacacacatttccctttactttttaggagggggaaagtgagtcttatagagcaaaaaatatggtacttactTTTGCCTGTCTTATGTCTCCCAGCATTTCAGCTTCATCAGaattacgagagagggagaaaaacttatctctgttcattttctccatactcatcttctctctaaactaaaaatctgtttgtttgttttttaaaaattgacatTTCTTTTGCTTGGTACTATTTGCCTATCTAAGGAGAAATTAGttcggtttgcattttaatgtgaacctacctatTTTGCAATTACCAGACTGATACCTGCTTCTCTGGATTGTCTAATGCagttcataaaaataaaatacacaaactgatgcagagatTGGGTGAACcgaacttaaaattggaaaaatgagatacAGAGCATTTAACAGATTTGGCCCTCCTAGTCTCATTGgtgtgtttcttaaaaaaaaaaaaatagtttcaacTGTTTCCCAAGGAATCCCACTAAGAAAATATATTCTAGGGCTCATTCTTTTTCCCCATTGGTGGCCAATAAAATATTCCTACTCAATCCTCCTCTGTAGAGTCTGAAAACCGGAATAGACGCCAGAGACATAATTAAAGGCAATCGCCTCAAATCCTCTGGTACTCCTAAAATGTTCATAACCCACTCACAGTTATTCATAATTGAGTATGCAGTTAAATGTTTTAGTCAATTTGTCTGACAGTAACGCAGCCCATTGATTTTATAGAGTCCCCAGGTTTTGCCATTAAATTACATTTGCTGAAAGCGATTTTTCATACTTCTGTCTTGTAATGTTTACAGTCCAATTGTGTTTTCCATTTGCGGAATGAAGCATTTCTAGTTAATCACATTCACCTTGTGCTGTCTTGCCGCAGTAGCTTATCTGCTTGTTCTCTTGTTCTCTTGTTGCTCTCCTAACCTCTCCCAAACACTTGCATACCACAAAATGACAGTAGATGTGTTACACTAGGAATAGGGAAGCTGTGGCTCTCCGGCCTAAGTCTGCTGCAGTGAAAAACCATGAAgactcttgtggcaccttaaaccaggagtggggagcctgtggccctccagatgttgctgactcccatcaaccccagcaagcatggtcaatagtcagggatggtggacgTCATTGACTGTTGGAAGGGATGGACTGGAGTATACCATAAGAGGGCTTTCCTGGCTGGCTACAATCCTGAAAGGGATCTACTCCACAGGTCTCATTTGTCACATGTTTGACATCCCTGTATTCCACTGTGGCAAATGGTGCCTGAAACAAAATCTGGCAACATGGAGTGCAACCTGTTCATGATTATAGCCAGCCAGCCAAGCCCTCTTCCAGGATATTCCATTACTTCCCTTTCAACAgtcaacaactcccatcaaacctgaccattgaccatgcttatTGGCGAGTAAGTTTGCTATTAGTgtatagcagggatgtccaaccggttGACTGCGATTGGCTGGTCGATCCCTGGGATGTTTGAGTTGATCGCGGGCTCTTTTTCCTTTGCTGGGGAAAAAGAGGATCTGGCCCCAACCCCATTTTAGACCTGCCtctctaaaaaaaagctcaacaactttcaccTGAACCTCCCCCCTCActgccagtccccccccccccgtgagtagatcacagtctcttgaagTTGGAAGTCCCTGGTGTATAACAAAGAAGAGGACACTGGTTCCCTTCACATGCTGTTGggctccaaatcccatcatccttagcaactggccatgcttgctagggctgatgggatttggaatccAACAAACACCTGGAGTGCCATGGGTTCCCCATCTCTAGTGTTTAGAATGGCATATTTCACATTGGGAGCAGTTTGGAAGGCAAGACAGCTTTGCCCCTTCACCACAAATATGTTCTCACCTTCAAAACtgaagccccagacagcatggccaatgggatcatgggagttgaagtccagcaccatctggagagcaccaggttccccattcctgcgcTAAAGGAAGGGTGATGATTGGGTAGTGAAGCCATCCTGGCAAAGAAATGGGCTCACAGGTATCTGGATGGTCCTAATagggtaaaaaaaaacaacccaaacttTTCCAAACTGAAAAAAGAATAATTGCTACAGCACAGTACCAGCAAGAGTAATGCATAATTTTGTTTCATGTTGCTGCTGAAGAGCCTCTCCCCGTCAAAGATGGTTTCTAAACTTGGcagcttccttctcttccctctctgCACGCCCCCATCACCCCCAGTTAAGGTCCTGATTGTTTCTACTTTGTCATTTCTCATCCTTTTGAGATGCATGACCTTAtattattccccctcccctggcCCTCTTTTACCTTATCATTTAATTTACTCAAACAGCCGAGCCGAAGGGGAACTTTGTAATTCGGCAACCGAGAACTGTTTTACATTACAAAAACCCAGGTAATTCAATTGCGGCAACGTAAGCCAAGAAGGTACAGAGAGTGTATTAATATCCTTTTCTCGCAAAGATTGTTCCCTGTGGCCTCCAGACTGTCTACGGCAACAGTTTTCCGATGGAAGGAGGCGGCGATGGCTCCTTCGCACAGCAGACAGCTGCTTAGGGAACATCCTTAAACCCTGTAATGTTCATTTTGCCTGGCTTCGGAAAACAGTTCTTAATTGAGTTGCGTCCCTACCTGACCTCAATTTAGATTTACCTAAGCAGCTAAATACATTATGGGCCTGTTGTCGCTGGCTAGGACGCCAACTCTTTTATTTCTTCAGTATAGAACAATGAGGGAGTGCAGACCAGTCAATGGGCTGGAATGAAAAAGGAGATGATTGCAGGGTACTGGACCGTGTGACcctcggggttccttccaactgggGTTCCTTCCAGTTCAATGATTTTGCTTTATGACTGGGCAGTAAGAATGGATGAACCATGTCCGTTTCAGCTACTCATTTTCTTCCAGTCCTAAATCCAGCCATTCTAtgaaatttgcacatctctgaattatGCAATGCAGTCCTTCAGCCAAGTAACGCTTATGAAAACACATGGATTAGGGAAAAGCATGCAGAAAAATGTGTTACATTCAGACAAAATCATTCATGCTAGGCAAACTTGCATATATAAACGTGtggatattaggagaaatttgcattatatATGAAATTTTGAAATGACCTGGAAATGAAGAGAACATAACTTTAGATTGGTAAAATGAGAAAGTGACAGATTTGCTTTCACCCCCTTCCAGCTAAGTGGGTGCAGCCTAAACAATCATCTCTTTGTAAACAACTTTGAGTTACCCCCCTCTCAAAAtcaggcagtgtataaatttcattaaataaaataaaaaataaaataagttgtCCTGGTCGGTTGGctagcattttttctttttttcaaaaaatcttattttaaattccagatctaaaaacaaacaaaaccctataagcaactgtcagagactgcttcccggtctcagctcacagaagaccaacgctagccagtagaactgtacagaagtctttattgacatttattttccattttcaagcactagcgtgcgtctctacgtctagaccctagaccagcgaagcctcgtctgagtctccgccccctgtacaccagcttaagactctagccttgctccaccttctacgtttctccttcctcctctgggtcctactacccccctgggtgccttccttcctggatgcctcggaagcggacccttcggactcctccccttctctccggcgggctttgggacccggctctctctccggactgcccattgcgcccccctctggtacatttgaacttggcgcgcgcgcgctgcccctgaccttccttttgaccgttacctcgctctctgatgcaggcgtggctaaccctgactcctgtccttccgctgacggaaggctgcctgctgccgacgtttgggactcctcccccttactgctctccggtggggaagctggtcccgatttccagctgctgctctctgagtcccctctggcccctcattcctggggtgttccctctggcaaccccctggctctgaccactggggcccctttctgtgaatcctctgattcactggagagacttagagacctcggatggctaccctcgctgacctctccctcagattcctctccctcggtctctacctcctccctttcctgtccctctgctcctgaacccctgacatccatccccccctcgaagcccccccttcccccctcccctccttccggtgcgggtactgggtgctccgtcgtagcgggggtgcttgcaggatacagttcgtcccccatgtactcgtcaacgtcgctctcctctgcttccatctctctgtcttcgtgctcgaaccccacgttgtcccccaacacgtccatgtccgtctcgcccctctccccctcttcgggtggtcccatccacggacccctcagccacttcctgcgccactgctcctctggttgatcgtcccaccaatacgagtggtctgaggcagaccccggtggcgaacccacctgggagctggggactggtgcctgttcctcgtccgagtcgaaccccaggaatgtgctggctgaaagagtgggtgtgaaaagccagtcgtcgaaatactctgctggcatgggcctgtgcgggaagagggcatgaaactcctctttgagcagcggttcctccaaggcatagtccggtacccagctgttggcactggccggggtaccctctctggctaggaaatattctactccctcttccccccatctggagtccaaaatctctgtgacctcattgatgtgtcccctcctaggcgaccccctcactctgggcccttctctgcgctggtctggtgctgtgtctggctcctgaaacctatgaggtgctttgtagggcgtgagcaccgatctatggaacaccggatgcattctggaaccctccggaagagccaaccggaaggccactggattgacctgcgcctggacttggtaaggtcctagctgcttatgtcctagcttcttcttagctaatgatctggtcggcactgcttgcgctgctaaccagacccagtctcccacctgtatgtcttccccaactcttctgtgtctgtcggcctgcaccttgtatgcgtgctttgctagttctaactgcctcctgagctgttcgtggacctcctgcaactccgatgctaaggcttccgctgcctgtggctccccctccctcactctctctaaacccgggaaggttctgggatgcctcccgttgttggcgaagaacggcgtcacccccgtcgacacgtgcttcgtattgttgtaagcgaactcggcgagcggcaggtagtccacccatgtcgtgggctgctgattggcgtagcatcttaggtactgctgcatgatggcgttgaccctctccgcttgtccgttggtctgtgggtgcctcgccgacgccaaattgactttgacgttcagaatgcccatcagcttctgccagaagttcgagatgaactgtcgcccccggtcggagagaatagaccgtggcagaccgtggactttaaacacgtggtctatgaacagtttggcggtctgctctgccgtggctaccttcgcacacggaatgaagtgtgccatcttagtaaacatgtccaccaccactagcactagccgggaagggctgagcgatgggctctgcggggtggtgaatgcttccctctgtgagggagccttcccagacccgctgaaagaggcggtcattaaaccgcttcttaaaaaaacatctttagacccggccaatttggccaactatcgcccagtctcaaatctaccattcttgggcaaggtgattgagcgggtggttgctgaacaactccaagcacgcctggaggaaacggaccatttggatcccttccaatcgggattcaggtctcaccatgggactgaaactgccttggtcgcgctggttgatgatctccggcgggctagggacaaaggtgagagctgtttcctagttctgctggatctctcagcggcctttgacaccatcgaccataacatccttctggaccgtctagaggggctgggagctgggggcactgtcatacagtggttccgctccttcctcctgggtcgtgtccagaaagtggtggtgggggatgagtgctcagacccctgggctctcacttgtggggtgcctcagggttctgtcctctcccccatgctttttaatatctatatgaagccgctgggagagatcatcagggggtttggactgggtgttcatcagtacgcagatgacacccagctctacctctcctttaaatcagaaccagtgagggcggtgaaggtcctgtgtgagtgcctggaggcggttggaggatggatggcggctaacagactgaggttgaatcctgacaagacagaagtactgtttttgggggacagggagcgggttggtgtgggggattccctggtcttgaatggggtaactgtgcccctaaaggaccaggtgcgtagcctgggagtcattttggactcacagctgtccatggaggcgcaggttaactctgtgtccagggcagctgtctaccagctccacctggtacgcaggctaagaccctacctgcccgcgaactgtctcgccagagtggtgcatgctctagttatctcacgcttggactactgcaacgcgctctacgtggggctacctttgaaggtgacccggaaactgcaattaatccagaatgcggcagctagactggtgactgggagtggccgccgggaccatataacaccggttctgagagacctgcattggctcccagtacgtttccgagcacgattcaaagtgttggtgctgacctttaaagccctaaacggcctcggtcctgtatacctgaaggagcgtctccacccccatcattcagcccggacactgagatccagcgccgagggccttctggcggttccctcattgcgagaagtgaggctacagggaaccagacagagggccttctcggtagtggcgcccgccctgtggaacgccctcccattagatgtcaaagagataaataattacctgatattcagaagacatcttaaggcagccctgttcagggaagtttttaatatgtaatgctgtactgtttttaacactgattgggagccgcccagagtggctggggaaactcagccagatgggcggggtataaataataaattattattattattattatagcactgctgtctttcccctcgagctgggcagatccgtgacaaagtccagggccaccctctcccacggttcagacggtgtctgcagcggttccagcagtcccgccggcggtctgtgaactgacttggccctttggcaggtgtcacatctcgagacgtaatccgctacttccccccgcatcttgggccaccaaaagtctctggctacgagttcgacagtcttttctttgccaaagtgcccggcggtgggagcgtcgtgtagctgctgcagaacccttgcgcggaggtcgtctcccggcacgtagagtgctcccttgtggaggagcaacccatcgcgtatctggaactcgtcggccctcgctgtgcccctgtgcacctcctccatcttggcccgtgcgaaggggtcttcccgcagcgcgcgacgtactgcgtccaggtccacggttgccgacgcgcatgcccacgcttccggtgcgaaaatgtgcttggccgccgacggtgccgcctcctccaggtattgcggctttctggacaatgcatccgccatcacgttgttgtcgcctgggatgtactctatcttgaagtcgaagtccgcgaagaactctgcccatctaatgtgtctctggttgaggaacctagccgtgcgccagtactccagattcttgtggtccgtgtggacctgcactgtatgtctggctccgatgaggaagtgcctccatgccttgaatgctgcatgtatggctagcaactccctgtcccagatagtgtaattctgctccgacttgctgagctttctCGAGTAGaaagcgcacggcctccagtccccctgctggtcttgttgcaacaggacagctcccacggccctgtctgaggcgtctgtctccaccctcatgggtctgctgggattcacatgcagcagctgctcttcggacgcgaagagacgcttgagtttctgaaaggactgctccgcttgctccgtccagatgaatttcttcttcttggagctgagcgtgtcggtgatggccgctgtctgcatggcaaatcccttgatgaacttgcggtaaaagttggcaaagccgacaaaccgctggacttccttccgattgcgtgggcttttccagtccaaaactgcgcgaaccttggcgctgtccatggcgagccccttgtccgacaacttgtagcccaggaaatccacctccgtcacgtcgaactggcacttctccagcttggcgtacagcctgtgctccttcagtctctgcagaacctccctgacatccctctcgtgcgcctctcgcgattctgaaaaaatcaggatgtcgtccaggaagcatacgcacttcttgtaaaggagccccgccagcacgtgatgcataaaggcttggaaagtgtgagagccattttgtaatccgaagggcataactctgtattcgtaggtgcccagtggcgtgaacatggccgtcttccactcgtcgccgtcgcgcatgcgaatcaggttgtacgccccacgtagatccagcttggtgaaaacgcgtcctttccgcaccgtcgcgagcaggtcgtctatcttgggcatggggaaagctgagggcttggttttcgaatttaagattctgaagtccaccaccagcctccgttggggcgtgtccctcttcttcacaaagaatacgggactgcctcccaccgctttcgactcccggatgaacccacgcttcaaattgtgatctatgaactccctgagttcttgcagttcatcctcagacatggagtacagtttcccagttggcagcgtcgcccccggcaggaggtcaatcttgcaatcatagggtctgtgagggggtagcttgtccgcctccttctcgcagaatacctccaaaaactccgcatacttgtggggtactgcttgcagcgtgcccaactgtaactgcgggtcctcctcttccccttccgggctgggcataatgcagtgttctgcacagtaggaggagccaaaagtcagttggcgctggtaccaagccaatgctgggctgtgtctgtgcagccaactcatgcctaatactataggcgtgtcggacagttgggtgacattgaaactgatgacttcccggtgattcccaatttgcatcaccataggcggcgtctgctgcaccacctgcccccctagcagttccctgccatccaccgtgacaaccttcaggggcagcgtggctggcagtaatgctacgttgtgttgttgaatgaactccaatcctataaagtctgcgttactgccagagtcaattgtaataggcacttctacggtgagtccattgggcagctgaagcgatgcggttagctgcaccactggcttgggcgggagggggtctgtgggctgcaaaatctctggggacttcctcactgactcgtctggctgggccccagtgcctcctcttccagccagacttggtcgtttccctgctgtggtgctctctgctgagttgtttccaatactgtcactgaagctgcagtgtgcttgagaatcctctggggacactctttcgccatgtgctctgcactctcacatatataacacttcctgttccttctaggcagcttcgattttactgctcccggtgttaaggctctggtagctgagtgagccctagcaccgccaatctccatctgctcctcgccccctccctgtggaggcgtggactgcggacgcgctgcctctctgggcaagagggggggcactctcgctggtgagcgtccccaacgcccttcttctttgctccacgggcgttcttcctgcctcaccccaatagacaacgctctttcaaccacttgttgagtggttgtgggtctctctccccttgccatctcatccttgatctgtgcattcagaccctcccaaaaaaggtctctaactggcggagaatccttatcccaattcagcgcgttgaccaatgcaaaaaaacgggaatgatactgccttacgctggctttcccttgtcttagcccaaatatgtccctccgggcaatgtcaaggtctattttggataagaaacaggagtccatcgccttaatgaacgcatctgcgctttggagcgctgcatCCTTATCCCTCCATAGGTTGCgtagccatgctttcgcgtccccatgcaaatgagacaaaataaaccccactttctcccgctcatctctaaagtctctttccagcagctgcagcgcaaacagcacatctgctcggaagttggggtactgctgcaaattcccatcaaaatgagatacaatgctgcctcctctcttccccaaaccgatcccctcggatctgggtactgggatcccctgctttacaagcccttccaacctggcttgaagatctctgcaggcagctgccgcttcttcctctctcttcctggatgcgattatttcagcgttgagtagtgtcaccgcttcttgcagggaagctattttctgttctgtagtcatcttgcctgactcttgtgagctcgcaaggcaccagtcttctaccctccctgcctcgcttccttagcgatgcttgaggcgaagaaaaccgatgatactgtgagacgaggcttactgtcagagactgcttcccggtctcagctcacagaagaccaacgctagccagtagaactgtacagaagtctttattgacatttattttccattttcaagcactagcgtgcgtctctacgtctagaccctagaccagcgaagcctcgtctgagtctccgccccctgtacaccagcttaagactctagccttgctccaccttctacgtttctccttcctcctctgggtcctactacccccctgggtgccttccttcctggatgcctcggaagcggacccttcggactcctccccttctctccggcgggctttgggacccggctctctctccggactgcccattgcgcccccctcttgtacatttgaacttggcgcgcgcgcgctgcccctgaccttccttttgaccgttacctcgctctctgatgcaggcgtggctaaccctgactcctgtccttccgctgacggaaggctgcctgctgccgacgtttgggactcctcccccttactgctctccggtggggaagctggtcccgatttccagctgctgctctctgagtcccctctggcccctccttcctggggtgttccctctggcaaccccctggctctgaccactggggcccctttctgtgaatcctctgattcactggagagacttagagacctcggatggctaccctcgctgacctctccctcagattcctctccctcggtctctacctcctccctttcctgtccctctgctcctgaacccctgacagcaacaGTCGTATCCTTACACAGACTATTTTATCTTTTCTTTCAGTGCACTTCCaaccatgtctacttggaagtcagTCCTAATGAATTCACatgggcttactcctaggtaagtggagGGAAGATTACAGCCATACTCTCACACCCACGACTACCTCTTCTGAGATCATGCTTGCTACAACATGAATGAGATTTAAAGCAAGGGGCATGATCGCTTTCTTCCTGTGCCCATTGATGTGgattcaattaattaattcactCACTGAATCAGCTCATACAATTAATCAACAAAGATTTCTTTGGCTCTTTTGTTGTGGTGGCTGAAGGAAGATGACGAAAGGAACATCCTCCTTTGGAAAGCGTTGCAATAAGACGCACGCTTTGTGCCGTCAATGTGGGTCCAAGGCCTATCATCTCCAGAAGTTCACCTGTGGAAAATGTGGCTATCCTGCTAAATGCAAGAGAAAGTTTA includes:
- the LOC114586794 gene encoding large ribosomal subunit protein eL37-like, whose amino-acid sequence is MTKGTSSFGKRCNKTHALCRQCGSKAYHLQKFTCGKCGYPAKCKRKFNWSAKAKRRNTTGTGHMKKVYCRFRNGFREGTAPKP